CCTCTTTAACCGCGCTGTACACTCAAGCAGTGCCCGTGTCTCCAGTCCGTCCCGGCAGCGTGAGAAACATCATCCAGCAGTTCGAGAACCACACGGAGACCGGCGAGGAGGAAGGGGACGACGCCGTCGCCCCCGGCGACCCCCAGAggctctcctgcagcagcctgGGGGAGGACGGCATGTCCAGGTATGTCTCTGAAACGCCGCCCGCGCCGCTCCGTCCCTCCTCTTTCCGGAAAAGGGCTTCATCGGCGCTCTCTGCCCCCGCAGCCCCGCGGTGTCGGTGCGTCTGGCGCGCAGCGAGTCGCTGAAGGCGCAGGGGGAGGGACGGCGGCGCGGCGCCGGCTCGGCCGCGGAGTCGGTGCCTCGCTCGCGCAGCGACGTGGACATGGAGGACTGCGGCGAGGAGCGGGAGGGGCCCGCCCTCCGGCCGCTGCAGCACAGCGCGTCgtcggcctccagcagctccgcaCGGTAAAgatcgggggggagggagggagggaggaaggggggggggcttgtcatGGGCTTTTAGAGTCAATCTCAGGGGTGATTTAAGAGTAAAAGTAACAACCTGAACAATCTGACCCGCTTGGCCTCAAGCAGCCGGCTCCCCTCTGGAAGTGTAGGTTCTTCACCTcatgccgtctctctctctctcaaactcAGGTCTCTAGAGAACCCTACACCCCCATACACCCCTCGGTCGAGACGCAGGTGAGTCCCCGGGCCCTCCCCCCGTAGAAACAAAGATGGCCGACTTCTCTCAAACGGGCCAAAAGATGAAAGGCTTTGGATCCTTAGAGAAGATTAGTTTTGTCTTctgcccgtcccccccccccccccacacctgtgTTGATGCGCGCGTGCCTCTGCAGGAGCGTGGACTCGCCGCTCGCCCTCCTGCCCGACGCCgcggcgctggaggaggagctgcccGACGGTCAGAACTGGCAGGACACGGTTCCCCCCCAGCTCCTGGCCTCCATCGGTCCCGGCGAGGTGGACAGACAGGCCGTCATATACGGtacgggagggggggcgggggggagcgtcggcgccgccgccgcccgcggGGCTCCTGTCGTCGTGGTTTTTAACCGGGCTGTGCCTCCTCAGAGCTGTTCACCACCGAGGCGTCCCACCTGCGCACCCTGAGGGTCCTGGACCAGGTCTTTTTCCAGAAGATGCGGTCCGTGCTGAACTCCGACGAGCTGGCCTGCATCTTCCCCAACCTGCCGCAGGTCTACGACCTCCACGGTCAGTCTGCCTTTCACAGCTTTCACTTTCAAACGGAAGAAATGAAACTTGTGGGCCTTCTTTAGAACCCGAGGGACTCCCTTTGAGTGCTTTGAGTCAACGAGCCTTTTTAGCGCCGCGCGCGTTTGCCAAGCAAACGGTCGTAAGTGGAGCAAACGCCGGGCGGAGGTTGTGACCCCCGTCGGCTCCGGCCCGAGCCAATACGCACAGTCTGCGCTTTTAATTAAGAGCAAACACCAAAAGTCCAAACTCCTCTCCGCAGCGAGTCTGTGCGAAGCGATGAAGAAGCGCCGGGAAACTCCCATCGTTCAGACCATCGGCGACGTGATGCTGGCCAGGGTGAGTGGAACCGTCTCCTGCCCCCCCAATGTGAACGGTGTGTCTGTGGAGACGGGAGTGTTAACGGCGTGGTTTGTCCAGTTTGAAGATGCGGCCGGCGAGGAGTTTCAGGAACAAGCGTCTCAGCTGTGCAGCCAGCAGTCTCAGGCTCTGGAGCTCATCAAGAGCAAACAGCGTAAAGACCCCCGCTTCgctcacatcatccaggtacacacacacacacacacacacacactgcagtgtgcACGCATTGCGACACCGCAGACAAAAAGCTAAAGCGCTCGTCCTCGCCTGGCGTTTGGTTCAGGAGTGCGAGGCGAGTCCTCACTGCCGCCGGCTGCAGCTCAAGGACCTGCTGGTGTCGGAGATGCAGAGGCTCACCAAGTACCCGCTGCTGCTGGACAAGATCATCAAGCACACGGAGGGTGAGGAGCACCGGCTGGTAGCCGCGGCGGCGATTTCTCgccattttttccttttgcgtTGACACCAGcgctgtgttttattttttttttctgcattcagCCGCCTCGTCGGACCTCCCGGCGCTGCAGCGCGCCCAGGCCTGTTGCCGGGGGATACTGCAGGCCGTGAACGAGGTCGTCAGGGAGACGGAACACCGGCAGCGGCTCAGCCAATACCAGCGCCGGCTGGACGCCGCCCCTCTCTTCAAGGTAGTGGAATAACGCCCCACgttggtttccccccccccgttcgccTTGTCCTTATCGACTCTTCTTCCTCACAGAGTCTCGACCTCAGCACTAAGAGGATGATCCACGAAGGTCCTCTCACGTGGAAAGTCAGCAAAGACAAGCAGATCGGTGAGtacctgtggacacacacacacacacacacggtccccTCTTGGTTTCACACACAccccttcatccccccccccccgatcagaGATCCAAGCGCTGCTGCTGTCGGActgcctgctcctcctgcagaggGGGCCGGACGACCGGCTGCAGCTGAGGTACCCGTCCCGCTGGCTGGGCGGCAGCGGGGGCGGCAGCGCCGACAGCAAGAACTCCTTCAGCCCGCTGGTGAAGCTGGACGCTCTGCTGGTCCGCTCCGTAGCCACAGGTAGGACacccgacggggggggggaaccgcgCTGCTACCCCGTCGAACCACGCGTAACTGAGTGCCTTATGATTTCTGTCGCAGACAACAAGGCCCTCTACGTCATCAGCACCACCGAGAGGCAGATCTACGAGCTGGTGGCCGGGACGTCCTCGGAGAAAAACACGTGAGCTCCATTCCGTCCCGTCCCCCCCGGTGGGCTCCGTGGGTCCTCATTGTCTGGTTAAAACGCGCCTTTCTCCTTCCGCAGCTGGAAGGATTTGCTGGAAAGGACGATCTCGTCGAGCGGCGGCTCGTCGCCTCTGATCAACCACGTCCCGCAGCAGAGCTCCCCGAGTCTACGCAGCGCCTCGCCCGTGTCGACGGGCAGCAACGCCTACGCAGGTCATTTCCACGTTCcacgaaataataataacacatcaACTGCCTGCAAACCGTAAAGTATaaaaatatgtacatatatttattcTTCATCTCGCAGATAACTCCATAGCGGAGCAGTCGGACTCCACGGACACGCATTCCTCCGGCGACGACGTGGCGCTCTCTGCCAACGCCGACGCGGACCAATCGGGAGCCTTCGTGGGCGCGGAGCTGAAAGCCGAGGGCGTGGCCGAGTCCGCTCTGCACGACGGTGAGGAGGAGCCACCAAGCCGCCGCGTCCTCACGGGAGCCGAGGGAACTCAATTGAATTgatcaagtgtgtgtttgttgtgtttccccccccccccccccccccccccctctcagttgAAACACTAAGGCAGCTCATATTGAGAGACTTTGAGGAGGACGCCTGGAGCCACAATTCGGATGACACGCCCACCAACGAGGCGGCCAGCGAGAGGAGCTCGTTGACCGAGAGGCGGCGGCCGGAGTCCCCGGAGGCGGCCCCCAACGACAGGGAGGCGGGGCGCCGAGCCGAGGCTCCGCCCCCAGACGTGCAGCGGCCCGGCAGCGTCCAGGTCGTACGGAAAGGTAGCGGATGAGATGCAGAACGGTCACTTTTGTACTTTGATTAGAGGACTCCTTTCCCTCCTTTATGTCCTGGTGAAACTCCTCCTCTGCATGTTGCCTCTGATCACGGTGgttccttgttttgttcctcACACGCTggatctgctctctctctctctctctctctctcgtccggGTGCTCGTCACAAACACACTTCATCGCCTTCTTCACGCTTCCTTAATCCACGTACAAacctttccacacacacacacacacttttctatcCTCTATCTTGTGCAATAGCTGTGGTTGCgggtccttcttcttcttcttctgtccctGACGACATCACTGCTGATCAATCATCCGAGCCGAGAGGCGAGGCCGCCAAGCAGGGTAATGATGGCTAAAATTGGTAAAAAGTTCTGTAGCTTTTATCagacaaatacatatttttttttgtctaatatTTGTCGAGACAAAGCGAGTGTGATCTGTTACTCAAGTGaacactttctcctcctccagggaaCACCTTCTACTTGGTCATGCCTACAGAGCCGGGGGAGAGCGCCACCGATGACCTCATCGACCCTCCTCCCCGGACGCAGGCGCCCCAGGAAACGGAGGCCATGCGgcgggaaggagaggaggaggagaaggaggaggaggaggaggagaaggaggaaaaggaggaggaagaagaagaagaagagaaggaggtgaaggcGGCGGGCCAATCGCAGGCCGGCCA
This sequence is a window from Pungitius pungitius chromosome 1, fPunPun2.1, whole genome shotgun sequence. Protein-coding genes within it:
- the arhgef11 gene encoding rho guanine nucleotide exchange factor 11 isoform X10, coding for MSLRQPTSTLDSPFAAWLSSLTIGDSERKSSAGQQREPMVDIHAESTATGLVQRCVVVQKDQLGFGFTVCGERVKLVQNVRPGGAAVKAGVQEGDRIIKVNGSLVSSMSHQEVVKLIKSGPYAALTLQGPPPFAASLPLDPLPADLPPNKRTSLGGEAPPPPPPPLPSGLSSTPSQRITGPKPLQDPEVQKHATQILRKMLEQEEAELQELMEEQMRNPSPSLGERIESAQRRARQVRVKIQQDLEGTRSECSISYVQAGEGCLSMDSSEGDVEALESPHSSPSFSFRTPPHRRQNSDTHTLSDSGGKAQIIGPEEEDEEDDSYAFNEMDGPFQDIELLKSRPAHMTVFMRYVFTQLLDPNPLLFYLSVEAYLGSSPKDARALAPQICSHFLDADAPLKIKVREEYLSDIEGRLHAQEDIRGPLSELQQQVLPDIQDQIQDYRNKQMMGLGSLFGEGDLLQLDGDPVKERQVVDRQVTALWEILSKHEEERSSPLASAVHLYLRHSGIKLRDSKVFPGLSTEKEKWLAFLKTKKLSGTKKEKDGEDKKRNPILKYIGKPRTTSQSTFHVPLSPTEVPVSPVRPGSVRNIIQQFENHTETGEEEGDDAVAPGDPQRLSCSSLGEDGMSSPAVSVRLARSESLKAQGEGRRRGAGSAAESVPRSRSDVDMEDCGEEREGPALRPLQHSASSASSSSARSLENPTPPYTPRSRRRSVDSPLALLPDAAALEEELPDGQNWQDTVPPQLLASIGPGEVDRQAVIYELFTTEASHLRTLRVLDQVFFQKMRSVLNSDELACIFPNLPQVYDLHASLCEAMKKRRETPIVQTIGDVMLARFEDAAGEEFQEQASQLCSQQSQALELIKSKQRKDPRFAHIIQECEASPHCRRLQLKDLLVSEMQRLTKYPLLLDKIIKHTEAASSDLPALQRAQACCRGILQAVNEVVRETEHRQRLSQYQRRLDAAPLFKSLDLSTKRMIHEGPLTWKVSKDKQIEIQALLLSDCLLLLQRGPDDRLQLRYPSRWLGGSGGGSADSKNSFSPLVKLDALLVRSVATDNKALYVISTTERQIYELVAGTSSEKNTWKDLLERTISSSGGSSPLINHVPQQSSPSLRSASPVSTGSNAYADNSIAEQSDSTDTHSSGDDVALSANADADQSGAFVGAELKAEGVAESALHDVETLRQLILRDFEEDAWSHNSDDTPTNEAASERSSLTERRRPESPEAAPNDREAGRRAEAPPPDVQRPGSVQVVRKGNTFYLVMPTEPGESATDDLIDPPPRTQAPQETEAMRREGEEEEKEEEEEEKEEKEEEEEEEEKEVKAAGQSQAGHQSHVIKKVDEIFHTIEGLMSKLRQLKEIETSHRKLLQTLREPFGDEEPEDQPSCRQPSPERRAWIAARETAKRAKRAEQRSPGFFPRDSDLAAEGTFARARLMAKGSAQT
- the arhgef11 gene encoding rho guanine nucleotide exchange factor 11 isoform X1: MSLRQPTSTLDSPFAAWLSSLTIGDSERKSSAGQQREPMVDIHAESTATGLVQRCVVVQKDQLGFGFTVCGERVKLVQNVRPGGAAVKAGVQEGDRIIKVNGSLVSSMSHQEVVKLIKSGPYAALTLQGPPPFAASLPLDPLPADLPPNKRTSLGGEAPPPPPPPLPSGLSSTPSQRITGPKPLQDPEVQKHATQILRKMLEQEEAELQELMEEQMRNPSPSLGERIESAQRRARQVRVKIQQDLEGTRSECSISYVQAGEGCLSMDSSEGDVEALESPHSSPSFSFRTPPHRRQNSDTHTLSDSGGKAQIIGPEEEDEEDDSYAFNEMDGPFQDIELLKSRPAHMTVFMRYVFTQLLDPNPLLFYLSVEAYLGSSPKDARALAPQICSHFLDADAPLKIKVREEYLSDIEGRLHAQEDIRGPLSELQQQVLPDIQDQIQDYRNKQMMGLGSLFGEGDLLQLDGDPVKERQVVDRQVTALWEILSKHEEERSSPLASAVHLYLRHSGIKLRDSKVFPGLSTEKEKWLAFLKTKKLSGTKKEKDGEDKKRNPILKYIGKPRTTSQSTFHVPLSPTEVPVSPVRPGSVRNIIQQFENHTETGEEEGDDAVAPGDPQRLSCSSLGEDGMSSPAVSVRLARSESLKAQGEGRRRGAGSAAESVPRSRSDVDMEDCGEEREGPALRPLQHSASSASSSSARSLENPTPPYTPRSRRRSVDSPLALLPDAAALEEELPDGQNWQDTVPPQLLASIGPGEVDRQAVIYELFTTEASHLRTLRVLDQVFFQKMRSVLNSDELACIFPNLPQVYDLHASLCEAMKKRRETPIVQTIGDVMLARFEDAAGEEFQEQASQLCSQQSQALELIKSKQRKDPRFAHIIQECEASPHCRRLQLKDLLVSEMQRLTKYPLLLDKIIKHTEAASSDLPALQRAQACCRGILQAVNEVVRETEHRQRLSQYQRRLDAAPLFKSLDLSTKRMIHEGPLTWKVSKDKQIEIQALLLSDCLLLLQRGPDDRLQLRYPSRWLGGSGGGSADSKNSFSPLVKLDALLVRSVATDNKALYVISTTERQIYELVAGTSSEKNTWKDLLERTISSSGGSSPLINHVPQQSSPSLRSASPVSTGSNAYADNSIAEQSDSTDTHSSGDDVALSANADADQSGAFVGAELKAEGVAESALHDVETLRQLILRDFEEDAWSHNSDDTPTNEAASERSSLTERRRPESPEAAPNDREAGRRAEAPPPDVQRPGSVQVVRKAVVAGPSSSSSVPDDITADQSSEPRGEAAKQGNTFYLVMPTEPGESATDDLIDPPPRTQAPQETEAMRREGEEEEKEEEEEEKEEKEEEEEEEEKEVKAAGQSQAGHQSHVIKKVDEIFHTIEGLMSKLRQLKEIETSHRKLLQTLREPFGDEEPEDQPSCRQPSPERRAWIAARETAKRAKRAEQRSPGFFPRDSDLAAEGTFARARLMAKGSAQT
- the arhgef11 gene encoding rho guanine nucleotide exchange factor 11 isoform X9, whose product is MSLRQPTSTLDSPFAAWLSSLTIGDSERKSSAGQQREPMVDIHAESTATGLVQRCVVVQKDQLGFGFTVCGERVKLVQNVRPGGAAVKAGVQEGDRIIKVNGSLVSSMSHQEVVKLIKSGPYAALTLQGPPPFAASLPLDPLPADLPPNKRTSLGGEAPPPPPPPLPSGLSSTPSQRITGPKPLQDPEVQKHATQILRKMLEQEEAELQELMEEQMRNPSPSLGERIESAQRRARQVRVKIQQDLEGTRSECSISYVQAGEGCLSMDSSEGDVEALESPHSSPSFSFRTPPHRRQNSDTHTLSDSGGKAQIIGPEEEDEEDDSYAFNEMDGPFQDIELLKSRPAHMTVFMRYVFTQLLDPNPLLFYLSVEAYLGSSPKDARALAPQICSHFLDADAPLKIKVREEYLSDIEGRLHAQEDIRGPLSELQQQVLPDIQDQIQDYRNKQMMGLGSLFGEGDLLQLDGDPVKERQVVDRQVTALWEILSKHEEERSSPLASAVHLYLRHSGIKLRDSKVFPGLSTEKEKWLAFLKTKKLSGTKKEKDGEDKKRNPILKYIGKPRTTSQSTFHVPLSPTEVPVSPVRPGSVRNIIQQFENHTETGEEEGDDAVAPGDPQRLSCSSLGEDGMSSPAVSVRLARSESLKAQGEGRRRGAGSAAESVPRSRSDVDMEDCGEEREGPALRPLQHSASSASSSSARSVDSPLALLPDAAALEEELPDGQNWQDTVPPQLLASIGPGEVDRQAVIYELFTTEASHLRTLRVLDQVFFQKMRSVLNSDELACIFPNLPQVYDLHASLCEAMKKRRETPIVQTIGDVMLARFEDAAGEEFQEQASQLCSQQSQALELIKSKQRKDPRFAHIIQECEASPHCRRLQLKDLLVSEMQRLTKYPLLLDKIIKHTEAASSDLPALQRAQACCRGILQAVNEVVRETEHRQRLSQYQRRLDAAPLFKSLDLSTKRMIHEGPLTWKVSKDKQIEIQALLLSDCLLLLQRGPDDRLQLRYPSRWLGGSGGGSADSKNSFSPLVKLDALLVRSVATDNKALYVISTTERQIYELVAGTSSEKNTWKDLLERTISSSGGSSPLINHVPQQSSPSLRSASPVSTGSNAYADNSIAEQSDSTDTHSSGDDVALSANADADQSGAFVGAELKAEGVAESALHDVETLRQLILRDFEEDAWSHNSDDTPTNEAASERSSLTERRRPESPEAAPNDREAGRRAEAPPPDVQRPGSVQVVRKAVVAGPSSSSSVPDDITADQSSEPRGEAAKQGNTFYLVMPTEPGESATDDLIDPPPRTQAPQETEAMRREGEEEEKEEEEEEKEEKEEEEEEEEKEVKAAGQSQAGHQSHVIKKVDEIFHTIEGLMSKLRQLKEIETSHRKLLQTLREPFGDEEPEDQPSCRQPSPERRAWIAARETAKRAKRAEQRSPGFFPRDSDLAAEGTFARARLMAKGSAQT
- the arhgef11 gene encoding rho guanine nucleotide exchange factor 11 isoform X5 translates to MSLRQPTSTLDRLSSLTIGDSERKSSAGQQREPMVDIHAETTGLVQRCVVVQKDQLGFGFTVCGERVKLVQNVRPGGAAVKAGVQEGDRIIKVNGSLVSSMSHQEVVKLIKSGPYAALTLQGPPPFAASLPLDPLPADLPPNKRTSLGGEAPPPPPPPLPSGLSSTPSQRITGPKPLQDPEVQKHATQILRKMLEQEEAELQELMEEQMRNPSPSLGERIESAQRRARQVRVKIQQDLEGTRSECSISYVQAGEGCLSMDSSEGDVEALESPHSSPSFSFRTPPHRRQNSDTHTLSDSGGKAQIIGPEEEDEEDDSYAFNEMDGPFQDIELLKSRPAHMTVFMRYVFTQLLDPNPLLFYLSVEAYLGSSPKDARALAPQICSHFLDADAPLKIKVREEYLSDIEGRLHAQEDIRGPLSELQQQVLPDIQDQIQDYRNKQMMGLGSLFGEGDLLQLDGDPVKERQVVDRQVTALWEILSKHEEERSSPLASAVHLYLRHSGIKLRDSKVFPGLSTEKEKWLAFLKTKKLSGTKKEKDGEDKKRNPILKYIGKPRTTSQSTFHVPLSPTEVPVSPVRPGSVRNIIQQFENHTETGEEEGDDAVAPGDPQRLSCSSLGEDGMSSPAVSVRLARSESLKAQGEGRRRGAGSAAESVPRSRSDVDMEDCGEEREGPALRPLQHSASSASSSSARSLENPTPPYTPRSRRRSVDSPLALLPDAAALEEELPDGQNWQDTVPPQLLASIGPGEVDRQAVIYELFTTEASHLRTLRVLDQVFFQKMRSVLNSDELACIFPNLPQVYDLHASLCEAMKKRRETPIVQTIGDVMLARFEDAAGEEFQEQASQLCSQQSQALELIKSKQRKDPRFAHIIQECEASPHCRRLQLKDLLVSEMQRLTKYPLLLDKIIKHTEAASSDLPALQRAQACCRGILQAVNEVVRETEHRQRLSQYQRRLDAAPLFKSLDLSTKRMIHEGPLTWKVSKDKQIEIQALLLSDCLLLLQRGPDDRLQLRYPSRWLGGSGGGSADSKNSFSPLVKLDALLVRSVATDNKALYVISTTERQIYELVAGTSSEKNTWKDLLERTISSSGGSSPLINHVPQQSSPSLRSASPVSTGSNAYADNSIAEQSDSTDTHSSGDDVALSANADADQSGAFVGAELKAEGVAESALHDVETLRQLILRDFEEDAWSHNSDDTPTNEAASERSSLTERRRPESPEAAPNDREAGRRAEAPPPDVQRPGSVQVVRKAVVAGPSSSSSVPDDITADQSSEPRGEAAKQGNTFYLVMPTEPGESATDDLIDPPPRTQAPQETEAMRREGEEEEKEEEEEEKEEKEEEEEEEEKEVKAAGQSQAGHQSHVIKKVDEIFHTIEGLMSKLRQLKEIETSHRKLLQTLREPFGDEEPEDQPSCRQPSPERRAWIAARETAKRAKRAEQRSPGFFPRDSDLAAEGTFARARLMAKGSAQT
- the arhgef11 gene encoding rho guanine nucleotide exchange factor 11 isoform X11: MSLRQPTSTLDSPFAAWLSSLTIGDSERKSSAGQQREPMVDIHAESTATGLVQRCVVVQKDQLGFGFTVCGERVKLVQNVRPGGAAVKAGVQEGDRIIKVNGSLVSSMSHQEVVKLIKSGPYAALTLQGPPPFAASLPLDPLPADLPPNKRTSLGGEAPPPPPPPLPSGLSSTPSQRITGPKPLQDPEVQKHATQILRKMLEQEEAELQELMEEQMRNPSPSLGERIESAQRRARQVRVKIQQDLEGTRSECSISYVQAGEGCLSMDSSEGDVEGGKAQIIGPEEEDEEDDSYAFNEMDGPFQDIELLKSRPAHMTVFMRYVFTQLLDPNPLLFYLSVEAYLGSSPKDARALAPQICSHFLDADAPLKIKVREEYLSDIEGRLHAQEDIRGPLSELQQQVLPDIQDQIQDYRNKQMMGLGSLFGEGDLLQLDGDPVKERQVVDRQVTALWEILSKHEEERSSPLASAVHLYLRHSGIKLRDSKVFPGLSTEKEKWLAFLKTKKLSGTKKEKDGEDKKRNPILKYIGKPRTTSQSTFHVPLSPTEVPVSPVRPGSVRNIIQQFENHTETGEEEGDDAVAPGDPQRLSCSSLGEDGMSSPAVSVRLARSESLKAQGEGRRRGAGSAAESVPRSRSDVDMEDCGEEREGPALRPLQHSASSASSSSARSLENPTPPYTPRSRRRSVDSPLALLPDAAALEEELPDGQNWQDTVPPQLLASIGPGEVDRQAVIYELFTTEASHLRTLRVLDQVFFQKMRSVLNSDELACIFPNLPQVYDLHASLCEAMKKRRETPIVQTIGDVMLARFEDAAGEEFQEQASQLCSQQSQALELIKSKQRKDPRFAHIIQECEASPHCRRLQLKDLLVSEMQRLTKYPLLLDKIIKHTEAASSDLPALQRAQACCRGILQAVNEVVRETEHRQRLSQYQRRLDAAPLFKSLDLSTKRMIHEGPLTWKVSKDKQIEIQALLLSDCLLLLQRGPDDRLQLRYPSRWLGGSGGGSADSKNSFSPLVKLDALLVRSVATDNKALYVISTTERQIYELVAGTSSEKNTWKDLLERTISSSGGSSPLINHVPQQSSPSLRSASPVSTGSNAYADNSIAEQSDSTDTHSSGDDVALSANADADQSGAFVGAELKAEGVAESALHDVETLRQLILRDFEEDAWSHNSDDTPTNEAASERSSLTERRRPESPEAAPNDREAGRRAEAPPPDVQRPGSVQVVRKAVVAGPSSSSSVPDDITADQSSEPRGEAAKQGNTFYLVMPTEPGESATDDLIDPPPRTQAPQETEAMRREGEEEEKEEEEEEKEEKEEEEEEEEKEVKAAGQSQAGHQSHVIKKVDEIFHTIEGLMSKLRQLKEIETSHRKLLQTLREPFGDEEPEDQPSCRQPSPERRAWIAARETAKRAKRAEQRSPGFFPRDSDLAAEGTFARARLMAKGSAQT
- the arhgef11 gene encoding rho guanine nucleotide exchange factor 11 isoform X2, with translation MSLRQPTSTLDSPFAAWLSSLTIGDSERKSSAGQQREPMVDIHAETTGLVQRCVVVQKDQLGFGFTVCGERVKLVQNVRPGGAAVKAGVQEGDRIIKVNGSLVSSMSHQEVVKLIKSGPYAALTLQGPPPFAASLPLDPLPADLPPNKRTSLGGEAPPPPPPPLPSGLSSTPSQRITGPKPLQDPEVQKHATQILRKMLEQEEAELQELMEEQMRNPSPSLGERIESAQRRARQVRVKIQQDLEGTRSECSISYVQAGEGCLSMDSSEGDVEALESPHSSPSFSFRTPPHRRQNSDTHTLSDSGGKAQIIGPEEEDEEDDSYAFNEMDGPFQDIELLKSRPAHMTVFMRYVFTQLLDPNPLLFYLSVEAYLGSSPKDARALAPQICSHFLDADAPLKIKVREEYLSDIEGRLHAQEDIRGPLSELQQQVLPDIQDQIQDYRNKQMMGLGSLFGEGDLLQLDGDPVKERQVVDRQVTALWEILSKHEEERSSPLASAVHLYLRHSGIKLRDSKVFPGLSTEKEKWLAFLKTKKLSGTKKEKDGEDKKRNPILKYIGKPRTTSQSTFHVPLSPTEVPVSPVRPGSVRNIIQQFENHTETGEEEGDDAVAPGDPQRLSCSSLGEDGMSSPAVSVRLARSESLKAQGEGRRRGAGSAAESVPRSRSDVDMEDCGEEREGPALRPLQHSASSASSSSARSLENPTPPYTPRSRRRSVDSPLALLPDAAALEEELPDGQNWQDTVPPQLLASIGPGEVDRQAVIYELFTTEASHLRTLRVLDQVFFQKMRSVLNSDELACIFPNLPQVYDLHASLCEAMKKRRETPIVQTIGDVMLARFEDAAGEEFQEQASQLCSQQSQALELIKSKQRKDPRFAHIIQECEASPHCRRLQLKDLLVSEMQRLTKYPLLLDKIIKHTEAASSDLPALQRAQACCRGILQAVNEVVRETEHRQRLSQYQRRLDAAPLFKSLDLSTKRMIHEGPLTWKVSKDKQIEIQALLLSDCLLLLQRGPDDRLQLRYPSRWLGGSGGGSADSKNSFSPLVKLDALLVRSVATDNKALYVISTTERQIYELVAGTSSEKNTWKDLLERTISSSGGSSPLINHVPQQSSPSLRSASPVSTGSNAYADNSIAEQSDSTDTHSSGDDVALSANADADQSGAFVGAELKAEGVAESALHDVETLRQLILRDFEEDAWSHNSDDTPTNEAASERSSLTERRRPESPEAAPNDREAGRRAEAPPPDVQRPGSVQVVRKAVVAGPSSSSSVPDDITADQSSEPRGEAAKQGNTFYLVMPTEPGESATDDLIDPPPRTQAPQETEAMRREGEEEEKEEEEEEKEEKEEEEEEEEKEVKAAGQSQAGHQSHVIKKVDEIFHTIEGLMSKLRQLKEIETSHRKLLQTLREPFGDEEPEDQPSCRQPSPERRAWIAARETAKRAKRAEQRSPGFFPRDSDLAAEGTFARARLMAKGSAQT
- the arhgef11 gene encoding rho guanine nucleotide exchange factor 11 isoform X4 yields the protein MSLRQPTSTLDRLSSLTIGDSERKSSAGQQREPMVDIHAESTATGLVQRCVVVQKDQLGFGFTVCGERVKLVQNVRPGGAAVKAGVQEGDRIIKVNGSLVSSMSHQEVVKLIKSGPYAALTLQGPPPFAASLPLDPLPADLPPNKRTSLGGEAPPPPPPPLPSGLSSTPSQRITGPKPLQDPEVQKHATQILRKMLEQEEAELQELMEEQMRNPSPSLGERIESAQRRARQVRVKIQQDLEGTRSECSISYVQAGEGCLSMDSSEGDVEALESPHSSPSFSFRTPPHRRQNSDTHTLSDSGGKAQIIGPEEEDEEDDSYAFNEMDGPFQDIELLKSRPAHMTVFMRYVFTQLLDPNPLLFYLSVEAYLGSSPKDARALAPQICSHFLDADAPLKIKVREEYLSDIEGRLHAQEDIRGPLSELQQQVLPDIQDQIQDYRNKQMMGLGSLFGEGDLLQLDGDPVKERQVVDRQVTALWEILSKHEEERSSPLASAVHLYLRHSGIKLRDSKVFPGLSTEKEKWLAFLKTKKLSGTKKEKDGEDKKRNPILKYIGKPRTTSQSTFHVPLSPTEVPVSPVRPGSVRNIIQQFENHTETGEEEGDDAVAPGDPQRLSCSSLGEDGMSSPAVSVRLARSESLKAQGEGRRRGAGSAAESVPRSRSDVDMEDCGEEREGPALRPLQHSASSASSSSARSLENPTPPYTPRSRRRSVDSPLALLPDAAALEEELPDGQNWQDTVPPQLLASIGPGEVDRQAVIYELFTTEASHLRTLRVLDQVFFQKMRSVLNSDELACIFPNLPQVYDLHASLCEAMKKRRETPIVQTIGDVMLARFEDAAGEEFQEQASQLCSQQSQALELIKSKQRKDPRFAHIIQECEASPHCRRLQLKDLLVSEMQRLTKYPLLLDKIIKHTEAASSDLPALQRAQACCRGILQAVNEVVRETEHRQRLSQYQRRLDAAPLFKSLDLSTKRMIHEGPLTWKVSKDKQIEIQALLLSDCLLLLQRGPDDRLQLRYPSRWLGGSGGGSADSKNSFSPLVKLDALLVRSVATDNKALYVISTTERQIYELVAGTSSEKNTWKDLLERTISSSGGSSPLINHVPQQSSPSLRSASPVSTGSNAYADNSIAEQSDSTDTHSSGDDVALSANADADQSGAFVGAELKAEGVAESALHDVETLRQLILRDFEEDAWSHNSDDTPTNEAASERSSLTERRRPESPEAAPNDREAGRRAEAPPPDVQRPGSVQVVRKAVVAGPSSSSSVPDDITADQSSEPRGEAAKQGNTFYLVMPTEPGESATDDLIDPPPRTQAPQETEAMRREGEEEEKEEEEEEKEEKEEEEEEEEKEVKAAGQSQAGHQSHVIKKVDEIFHTIEGLMSKLRQLKEIETSHRKLLQTLREPFGDEEPEDQPSCRQPSPERRAWIAARETAKRAKRAEQRSPGFFPRDSDLAAEGTFARARLMAKGSAQT